In Candidatus Aramenus sp. CH1, the following proteins share a genomic window:
- a CDS encoding DUF3311 domain-containing protein produces MNVYYLAVGITFLIDIILYSVFSVFNKVQPELFGLSFFYWYQILMLVISTVLMVGASVAKNGEVKGSGSR; encoded by the coding sequence ATGAATGTGTATTACCTAGCTGTAGGAATAACCTTCCTAATAGATATAATCTTGTACTCCGTGTTCTCGGTGTTCAATAAGGTACAGCCAGAGCTTTTCGGACTATCGTTCTTCTACTGGTACCAGATACTGATGCTGGTAATATCGACGGTGCTAATGGTAGGAGCGTCAGTTGCAAAGAACGGGGAGGTGAAGGGGAGTGGCAGTAGGTAA